A genomic stretch from Cloacibacterium caeni includes:
- a CDS encoding acyltransferase family protein, whose amino-acid sequence MQITIHKSNQLKAIAILMMLCLHLFNRDYNGLFTPLFFVGKQPLTYYVSLFSDACVPIFAFISGFGLYYKYKQDKEFYGLSIKHRIKKIYINYWIIVVLFAVVLGWVLGKEGYPGSFLKFILNFLALDNSYNGAWWFLTIYLLFVISSRFWFSLLDRLNPIFYVGILLVLYCIAFYFRIYKTNVFDYAILQWLHRYMALYFCTLFQFMLGAMALEYQWAEKIRPLFHKIHFNNFLGLGLIILLIVFHGIIPNFIIAPFTGLAFILIYVYLKTPIIVDRFLAFLNPHSTNMWLIHMFFYLIYFPKLIYGFKYPILIFSVLVSMCIFSSYIVNIIQNKIHKWL is encoded by the coding sequence ATGCAGATCACCATTCATAAATCTAACCAGCTTAAAGCCATTGCCATTTTGATGATGCTGTGTTTGCATTTATTCAACAGAGATTATAATGGTCTTTTTACTCCATTATTTTTTGTTGGGAAGCAGCCGCTTACTTATTACGTATCTTTGTTTAGTGATGCGTGTGTTCCGATTTTTGCATTTATAAGTGGTTTTGGGCTGTATTATAAGTACAAACAGGATAAAGAATTTTATGGATTAAGTATTAAGCACAGAATAAAAAAAATATACATCAATTATTGGATTATCGTTGTTTTATTTGCAGTTGTGTTGGGCTGGGTATTGGGAAAAGAGGGGTACCCAGGTTCTTTTCTAAAGTTTATACTTAATTTTTTGGCATTAGATAATTCTTATAATGGGGCTTGGTGGTTTTTAACCATTTATTTGTTATTTGTAATAAGCAGTCGGTTTTGGTTTTCTTTATTGGATAGACTGAATCCCATTTTTTATGTAGGGATTCTACTTGTTTTATATTGTATTGCTTTTTATTTTAGAATATATAAAACCAATGTTTTTGATTATGCCATCTTACAATGGTTACACCGTTATATGGCTTTATATTTTTGTACCCTTTTTCAATTTATGTTAGGTGCCATGGCATTGGAATATCAGTGGGCTGAAAAAATAAGGCCTCTGTTTCATAAAATTCATTTCAATAACTTTTTGGGATTGGGACTTATTATTTTGTTGATTGTATTTCATGGAATTATCCCCAATTTTATAATAGCTCCTTTTACGGGATTAGCTTTTATTTTAATTTATGTTTATTTAAAAACACCTATAATAGTAGATAGATTTTTAGCTTTTTTAAATCCTCATTCTACTAATATGTGGCTGATTCACATGTTTTTTTATTTGATTTACTTTCCAAAGTTAATTTACGGGTTTAAATATCCAATTCTTATTTTTTCAGTTTTGGTGAGTATGTGTATATTTAG
- a CDS encoding polysaccharide pyruvyl transferase family protein — protein MRKKILVDIYLANNLGDDMFLDYLAIKYPEFDFVPFHPGKNYKSFFMNYNNVKQFPYTIVDKIFKKIGHNKLTDYKRLSANYDGLLFLGGGIFREESYWKSVFEYRKGIINAFKSKNKPVWFMGCNFGPYNSDEFYNQYERLFSGIDSINFRDKKSFELFTSLSNAGCYPDILWDYTIPSVEKKEDYLGISVINPKHKEGYSEFHDEYIESHVRMILKFKKQNFKIRLFSFCKSEGDLKICKEIQKQIKDVEIVDYQGNIKDFLKCFGECSYFIAARFHANILAIKYNMQLIPIIYSDKTENLLDDLEYDLKKIRLDNISELYETPFVCFDKSKIDTLILDSKKHLTLNI, from the coding sequence TTCATCCGGGGAAAAATTATAAAAGTTTTTTCATGAACTACAATAATGTTAAACAATTTCCTTATACAATAGTAGATAAAATTTTTAAAAAAATTGGACATAATAAACTTACTGATTATAAAAGATTAAGCGCAAATTATGACGGGCTTCTTTTTTTAGGAGGTGGAATATTTAGAGAGGAATCATATTGGAAAAGCGTTTTTGAATATCGTAAGGGGATAATCAATGCTTTTAAATCAAAAAATAAACCAGTATGGTTCATGGGTTGTAATTTTGGCCCCTACAATTCAGATGAATTCTATAATCAATACGAAAGATTGTTTTCAGGAATAGACTCTATAAATTTTAGAGACAAAAAATCTTTTGAATTGTTTACAAGTTTAAGTAATGCAGGCTGTTATCCTGATATTTTGTGGGATTATACCATCCCATCTGTTGAAAAAAAAGAGGATTATTTAGGTATATCTGTAATTAATCCAAAACATAAAGAAGGCTATTCAGAATTTCATGATGAATATATTGAATCGCATGTTAGGATGATATTAAAGTTTAAAAAACAAAACTTTAAAATTCGCCTTTTTTCATTTTGTAAAAGTGAAGGCGATTTAAAGATTTGTAAAGAAATTCAGAAACAAATAAAAGATGTAGAGATAGTAGATTATCAGGGAAATATAAAAGACTTTTTAAAATGTTTTGGGGAGTGTTCTTATTTTATTGCTGCCAGATTTCATGCTAACATATTAGCAATCAAATATAATATGCAGTTAATACCAATAATCTACAGTGATAAAACGGAGAATCTTTTAGATGATCTAGAGTATGATTTAAAAAAAATAAGATTGGATAATATTAGTGAATTATATGAGACTCCTTTTGTGTGTTTTGATAAATCAAAAATAGATACTTTAATATTGGATTCAAAAAAACATTTAACCTTAAATATTTAA